From Quercus robur chromosome 8, dhQueRobu3.1, whole genome shotgun sequence:
CATTGCTACGTGATGGACAGATAAAActcattttattgtataaaaacAATTCGAGAATATTaactatttttcaaatttaaaggaaaagataaagaatAATACTTATGGTAAAATGAGTGATATCGGATGGTAAATAATGCAGCTGATGGTAGAGTAGTTCCATTTGCCTTGGCCACCTAAGGATTTGGAAACAATGTTATTACTATTATGATTGTTATTTTGGAATAACATATTGTGGaaatttcaatatgaaaatcttattaaagatttttcattaaaaattcaTTGAAGGCTCAGAGGATATACCATGTACATGTAATCGTCATGCCCCCATGACATCAGCACATTTTCCAGTCCACATCCTTCGGAGTAGACTCCAAGTTTAGTGTTGTAGGCAGGATTGTTGTAATCTGGATTTTCCTTGAAATACTGCAATGCAAAAGATTCGAAGAAATTTCTTTCAATTGACTGACTATATATAATCATGTCAAACATAATTACTCGAAACAGGGGAAATATATTAACATTTATTTGGTCTAAGAACATTTCTTACCTACAACAGCCCACTGGGGAAGCGATCCAAATTTAGAATGGTAAAGAACCTTTCCAACATCTGAAATCCATGCAAGAATCAATTATCAAGTTGTTTTATGTAAACTTGAATATATAGGGCCAAGTGTGTGCAGTGATTATCTGATATTATGAATAAGAGCATAGAGCCACTAAGTTACACATATACAATTAAACATTCAAAGAACTTATATTTTGCATGTTAGCCTTAGAACAAAAACTAGGAGTGTGCATTGGGTATTTACCATGAATAAGGGCAGTCAAGTGCATCCAATCTTCATTAGGATAATCTTTTCTTATGGCTTCTGCCGACTGCAGCAAATGCTGAATCTGAGGTTCCTCCAGGTCAGGGTCACTTTCATCCACAAAACTGTCAAGGAGTTCAATGGCTTCCCATATGGACATCTCTGCTTTGTTCAATTTTGCATACTCTTCCCTTGTCCTCTTTACCTGCATTTGCATTGAAAGTTTCATATATCAAATTGAAACTATGAAGTCCTAAAGTTTAATATTTAAACATTAACTTATTGAAAGTGTACTTACAAAATCATATGTTTGGTTAATATGATTCAACCGATAGGTATTCTCCACAATGCTTAGCCTCACAGTTGATTCATAATCCCTACCGCACATTTTGACACAATTCATTGAATGAGAAACTACACCATTTATGAAAATCACCTGATCTTATAAACAAAGATTGTGGAAGAAAATGTCAAAACCTGAATGATTGGCCAAAGGCATTGGATTCTGGCACAACAAATCCATCTGATGCATCTTTTGGTATTGCATTCTCTGACTCttatattttcaaacaaaagaacacaaaatttagactCCAATTGAACTAAGCTTATAgacttataataaaataaaaattattgacaTTCATAgacaaaaggaagaaggaaacaatAATCAAAGCAGTACCAGGTGCCTGGTTCTCAACAGAAATCATCTTGTTCCCACTTATAAACTCAGAACAAGGCAAACAAAGCAAAGACAAATACCTTTGAAAGGCCTCGGTCAGATTTATAGGTAAATAATAAGTCCTCAACTGAAAATAGACCAGGCTTGGACTCCTTAACTGCAAATTTTCATTATCCTAGAGctaattttttcaaacaaactTTACCTTAAAATAACTTGTTTCTGTAAGAGTATTGAATGGTCAATCTTTATCTTCATTTTAGCCATGTGACCAAATTCCTAATGCTTTGGTTGTTTCGTTGCCAAAAACACGCATTGAGTCAGCTTTGTGGATAATCACATCCTATTTTGAGTAATGCAAAAAACTATTCTAAGATATGGATGACAAGCAATCTAGTCATGGCCAACTCCCTACTGATGTCTTTGGCCATGGGTGTAACACCTCgacccaatttttataattaaactatcTGTTTAAGTGGTtaagcatattattttataatgccattgaatgagaattgtaaagattataaattattgaatgaccatttttattatatatatatatgcacacacactaattatgtacaaaactatattaagtgGTTAAGTTATgagatacatacatacatatatatatatatatatatagttgtggTATTTTAACTATGTATGATGCGTGAGTTATTATAGAACATATATGCTCTTTTAATGTGATAGATATAACTTTATAAAGGTAAggatatatgtatatgtgtgtgtgtaaagtgatattattctttgtaaatgagtgtgaatgcaaagaaaaaaaaataagtgtgaatgcaaagaatatatatatatatatatatataagtgtgaATGCAAGAAAGTTGAAAGTGGGTGTGATTTTCTTCCCTAGCATCCCACGTATCCGGTACGACACCACATCAGGAGGAAAGCCACGTCTCGGCATATCTTCAAGCAAATTCTCTTGCTTCACTCCATTTCCCCTCCTTACACAATCCACTAATTATTACATTATAGCTAATAACATCTGGCTTACACCCCTTCTCTACCATCTCATCCAAAATTCTAAATGCTGCTTCAGAATTCCTCTCCTTACAAAACCCACTAATCATCGCATTATAAGTCACCGTATCAGGCATGCACCCAAAGCCTTTCATTTCCTCCAAAAGCCCCAAAGCCTCTTCTTTCCTCCCAACCTCAAAAAGCACACTAATCAAAGTAGAATACACTGCTGAGTTCAATTTCAACTTGTTTTTCACCATCTCCTCCTTAAGCTTAAAAGCCAAACTCAATTCACCAATCCCACAAACCCCTTTAATCAATGAGGAATAAACAAACGCATTAGGCATAACACCATAAACTCTCATCATATCATTTTTCAACTTAAAAGCTTCTTCCAACCTAAAGTTCAAACAAAGCTGATGAATCAAAGTCCCGAAAGTCACCACACTGGGACAAACACCTCTCCTCTGCATTTCATCGAACACGTACCGCGCATCCTCCAACCTCCCACTCCTACAACAAGCcttaatcaatatattatacGTACAAGCATCTGGGGTTCCATATTTATGAAAACCCAGAAACATTTCTCTCAGTTTGCGAAATTCTCCACAGTTACAGAGCCCATTCAGGAGCGAATTGAGAGATTTAACAGTCCGGTGGCAACGAAAATCGGGCATTCGAAAAAACGTGTGGATAGCTCGGTCGGGGAGGCGGGCTCGAGCGTAGAAGGAGATGGCATTGCAGAAGATGATTTCGGTGGGAGAGAAGCGAGTTTCGTGTTTGAGCTGGTCGAGAATTTGCTCCATTTCGTCGACCATTTTGGCTCGGCCAAGCTTGGTGATGATGAGGTCGTAGGAGACGAGGGGGTAGCGGAATGGCTTTGCCTTGGTGGGATTAGCGTTAGAGTTAGAGTTAGAGTTTGGGTTTTGGAAGAGGTGGAGAGCAAGGTTTGGGTCCTTTTGGAGGCGAAGGAGAGAGGAGAGCCTGAAGGGAGAGATGGGTTTTACTTTTACAGGGTtcattttttggggttttaatGGAAGATCATGCTTAGTACTGATACTTCTTAAGTAGTACAAGCTGCCTAAAAACACTTTTGTATgtctgtttttcattttttatctgAGAGAGAATTTacgacaaagaaaaaaaaaagggggagcaAAGACCGGGAagataattattttcaaatttatactTCCAAAAGTAattattagaaaatataaaaataaaaaaatttagagagttTCAAGCGTCTATTCTTTATTATCAACTCGTGTGTAGTCCTTTGTATATGCAtgaatacaattaaaaataattataattataggGTTTAAAATATACTCTTTTTTACATAGAAAATGTACAAATTATATATGGTATTagcttacacattttttaaaccatacatttttaaaatatgtaatatataatttagaatttaattggttttagactcttcgatttttacacccaataattcagttgcaacaaaaatcaaaaacttaggctgcgtttgtttcAATGGTAAACTGAAAtcaaaaaacattttacacCTAGGTCTATGTTTGGCAACacttgaaaataaattcaaactaaaaataGAATTCAGTTTGATTGGTAAAAGACACTTGCTAACTCGTAAATCATTTCCGTTCCCATTTTACCTTTAAATGCTTTCCGGAATTTACTCACTCCTCACACACTCCTCTCACACACGCACCAACCTCATTTCAGCTCCAGCCCACGCACCAACCTTAACTCAACCCAGTGGCGGAGCCAAGGTTTTAGTTTAGGGGGGGCAAAATTGAAAGACTagattgaaagtaaaattaatctaaatattactaataaatataaataacaaaatagataaacaattatatactaatgtaattgtcatacaagatcaaatataatataaactttaatttatatttgcatACCTAGTTTAATTTACTCAATTGGAAGATTTGCAAAATATACCTTGATAcaagtttgtttaaaatttgatttgaaaatcattattttgATTAGGCTTCATCATAATCTCAATTGCTTACAAGTacacattttatataattcaaataaataaaatcacttCATAGTTAATAACAATCAATTTAAGAGAGTAATTTAAAGACATAGAAGTTAAACATGTGATTTGATTCCtcaaaataaatcaatgtaAAAGTGTTAAGGATATAAAAATATACCTGCAAAGTTGTACTTTCTTGGCCTTGAATACTCTTAAAAAGTTATGTAAAATTCaatatttctttctctattcttttaaGTGGTAAGAACTAAGAAGTTAAAATTTTGGTCTATGGCAAAAATAAAGTGTTTGAAACTGTGAAAAAGTTAAGATAGAAGAGAAAACAATTaggaggctagggttttagTTTGATATAAAAGgtcttaaatattattttttattattattatgatgatgTGGATACCCTAATTCAAAGGAAATAATTGTGTGACAAAGGCAccagggggaaaaaaattgcaGTTGCTTAAGAACATGcggcagggaaaaaaaaaagaatatggtTTTTAAGTGGGACCCAAAAAACatagttttgtttaaaaagacaaataaaCCTATGGCACGTTTGTGTTATTTCTTATGGAACCTATACATGGAAAAAGACAAAATAGTGTTATTTGTCCTCTGAGCATGGAACATTTGAGGTCAAAATGGCAGGTTTGTAAATTGCAATACtatatatgatattttttgGGGAGGTCAGGGGGGGCAGGGGGCAACTGCCCCCCCTCAACCCCCCCTGCCTCCGCCCCTGACTCAACCCACAGTTTGACGCCAAGCTCTGGTTGCCCAGCCAAGCCAAGGCCAGCCTAGATCGTGTTGCCCCCACCGTCGCCTAGATTGCATTGCCCCACCGCCCATATCGCGCCACCTAGCCAAGCCAAGGCCAGCCCAAATCGCGCCGCCCCACCGCCCAGATCACGCCGCCCCACTGccttcctcttttttctctcttcttcctcaacTCTTCTTCTCCCTCTTGCTCAACGTCACTGATCTGGCCACCCTCGACCACCAGCCTACTCCACTCCACCCCTAAACCCACCCGATCTGGCTGCTGCCGTCCTTCATCCACGtcgatctctctctttcccgaTCTATCTCTTGTTCCCTcaatctctccctttttctTGCTCCTTCTCCCACTGATATATCATGTATATGTTctaaatatgtttttgttttgatttttggttgtgttaaaagtgtatattttgaaattttctgatatgaatttgtttggaagttgagaaaatgtgaaaaatttgtaggaaaatagcattttcagaatgttaccaaacattGGAAATCGTTTTCCGAACTATTTTCCATTACAAAACCAAACGCTcggattttaatttctttacgGGAATTCATTTTCCTCTGCATTCATTTTACACTCGGAATTCGATTtatatcaaaccaaacacagccttagatGGACACATGGTGGAAAAGTatactctaattgaaatctaatctagaatctaattggatttgaactgttcgatttttacactcaataattcacttggcacaaaattaaaaattaattgggacattggcacaaaattgagaatctaattaaaatctaattgaattttctctaaatttgGCTATTAATAGTTATATAGATTATCCAAAATGCTTTTATCTTCAAATTTTGACACAAATCGATTTTTGATGTAACCAATCTCCGATCTTTTGTTCAACCAATGAGTTGAGTTAACAAATCCAGGTCTCTATATCAATATAACTAGTAGTTGTTTTGCTAAAACTATTGGCTAGCTTTTACACGTGCTACAAGAAAGCAACATGTAGCTATATAGAGCCCCTAAGCAAGAAGGAAGCTGGAAGCGGATCACATCCTTTTAATATACTTTTTTCACGATATCCAATTGGAAACAATTTATCtagtttttttgctaaaaattttttgttaaaagtgtgCTTAAGTACATTTATATCTTGAAAGTATGCTTAAGTATACTTATTTTTcatgattgctctttatcattagtttaagacatcaattgattttttatatagaCGGAATTCAACACTCTTTTCTCATTCAACccgaattttttattttttatttttattagtaaacatattttttttctcaacgtAGTTAATATAtatcccaaaataaaattaaaaatgtagTTAATTTTCCTAAacataaaatcaatttttttttaagggtggGGGTTTACCTTTTTCTTTAGGTGAAAAGCACATTTTGGTCCCTTCATTTTCGTACGATTCTtactttggtccctaaattttatttttaccgcttttagtccctgtttagaaaaacgcattctgttttagtcctttccgtcagtgccATTAGGGCATTGACCTACGTGGCaaacataattattaaaataataataaaaaattttattttgtcattaaaaaatgccaagtcagcatttaaatttaaaaaaataatttattaaatttaactaaataaaaaaaaaacagaaataaaaataaaaaaatcacattaattaagattgaagtgtgtcttgagcaagaacaacaagaacacaaactcagatctaagaacacaaaattaaaatccaaaaatcacaaacccaaaaaataagaacatcAAATTAAACCTGAACAAGGAATTAAACATGAAGAAAAAGCACAACGACATCAGTGTGCTCGAGGAGGGAATGTGTGGAAAGGACATTGTTGTAAGGCTCTACAACGGATGTGGAGACCTGTGGTGAGGGATAGACAGTGAAACCAAGCTTCGACTTTTTGCCATAATCAACAGAGAGGCGCTCCAAAAGAAGCGATCCAAGACCAGATCCGGTATCGCCACCAACAGCATTGAAAACCAAGAAACCTTGAAGACCAGTGCAGTTATCTGCAAGCTTTCGGATCCTATCCAAGCAAAGATCAACAATCTCTTTTCCAACTGCCATAAATTAAACAACACACAAGAATTGTCAACATAAATAAACAACCACAAAAACACAGTATATAACAATAAGAGAGTTTGGAAAAATTACTTGTGTAGTGGCCACGGGCAAAGTTGTTGGCAGCATCTTCCTTACCACTGATGAGTTGCTCAGGGTTTGGTCACTGTGATTGTCCCTGGGCTCGTGGCTTGCTTCAGACGTGGTGGATGATGGGTTTTTctgagtttgagatttttttgtttggattggttgtgaggtatttttggattgatttggtaGTTTGGAGTtttaggatttgatgattttgctgggttgagaaaatggtgattttgaaaattttaatttttgaattttaatttctgggtttgtgtacttaaatctgggtttgtgttcttgttcaagacatacttagatctcaattcatatgattttttgtttttatttcttttttttattttttatttagttaaatttaataaattatttttttaaaatttaaatgctgacttggcattttttaatgacaaaataaattttattattattattttaataattttgtttgccACGTAGGTTAGTGCCTTAACGGCattgacggaaaggactaaaacagaaGGCGTTTTTCTAAACAGGGACTAAaaacggtaaaaataaaatttagggaccaaagtagGAATCGTgcaaaaatgtagggaccaaaatgtgcttttcgcctTTTCTTTATAggtaattatataatatttttggagtTTGAGAAATGTATATTCATTTCACTTACATAAATAATAGTGAgtctaactttttttatttgagtggCCACCCCTAAAAAGCCAAGGGCTCATGTATTATTGATAGTTTCTGCAGAATACATAGCAAAAGAAGATAGAGGAACTTCCTCCATCCAAGTacaaaaaggaggaaaattACATGTTGTTCTTGCAAGGCTATGTGCTACCATGTTCCCTTGTCTGTGAGTGTGCTGGATTATCATGCACCTGAACTGAGCCGCCACTACCTTAATGTCAGAGACAATGTGACCAAAGGATGTTGTAGAGTAGTCATCACATTTAATGGCTCTAATTGCAATTTCAGAGTCTCCTTCTAGGATGACTTTATCAAAACCAAGTTCATTGGCAAAGATGAAAGCCTTCTGCGTTGCTAACACTTCCACCATCTCCACAGAAGTGGGTAGCGAAATA
This genomic window contains:
- the LOC126697311 gene encoding putative pentatricopeptide repeat-containing protein At1g53330 — encoded protein: MKNRHTKVFLGSLYYLRSISTKHDLPLKPQKMNPVKVKPISPFRLSSLLRLQKDPNLALHLFQNPNSNSNSNANPTKAKPFRYPLVSYDLIITKLGRAKMVDEMEQILDQLKHETRFSPTEIIFCNAISFYARARLPDRAIHTFFRMPDFRCHRTVKSLNSLLNGLCNCGEFRKLREMFLGFHKYGTPDACTYNILIKACCRSGRLEDARYVFDEMQRRGVCPSVVTFGTLIHQLCLNFRLEEAFKLKNDMMRVYGVMPNAFVYSSLIKGVCGIGELSLAFKLKEEMVKNKLKLNSAVYSTLISVLFEVGRKEEALGLLEEMKGFGCMPDTVTYNAMISGFCKERNSEAAFRILDEMVEKGCKPDVISYNVIISGLCKEGKWSEAREFA